The following are from one region of the candidate division WOR-3 bacterium genome:
- a CDS encoding TlpA disulfide reductase family protein — translation MKQTNFILERLDGVKVRLDQYKGNVVLVDFWATWCPPCVRSIPVLIELYNKYKDRQFVILGVSLDESRKDLEKFVQDKKIPYSILIGTQEVATQFNIEGIPTMIIFDKKGNIRFREVGFSSQTPSTIENKILELLGE, via the coding sequence ATGAAACAAACGAATTTTATTTTAGAACGGCTAGATGGAGTAAAAGTACGACTAGACCAATACAAAGGGAATGTTGTGCTGGTTGATTTTTGGGCTACTTGGTGTCCACCATGTGTCCGTTCAATTCCAGTATTAATCGAATTATATAATAAGTATAAAGATCGCCAATTTGTTATCTTGGGGGTTTCACTCGACGAATCCCGAAAAGATTTAGAGAAATTTGTTCAAGATAAAAAAATTCCTTATTCGATTCTTATAGGCACCCAGGAAGTAGCGACTCAATTTAATATTGAAGGTATCCCGACAATGATAATTTTCGATAAAAAAGGCAATATCCGATTCCGGGAAGTTGGATTTAGTTCCCAAACGCCTTCAACGATCGAAAATAAAATATTGGAACTGCTTGGTGAGTAA
- the trxA gene encoding thioredoxin, with protein MIVELTNGNFKQEVFDSTIPVLVDFWASWCGPCQLLSPIVEEISNEYAGKLKVGKVNVDNEPELAQKYGIMSIPTILFFKNGEVVNSIVGAVPKNFLIKQINKILQ; from the coding sequence ATGATTGTTGAATTAACCAATGGAAATTTTAAACAAGAAGTTTTTGATTCTACAATACCGGTCCTAGTTGATTTTTGGGCCAGTTGGTGTGGTCCTTGCCAGTTATTAAGTCCAATTGTTGAAGAAATTTCGAATGAATACGCAGGCAAACTTAAGGTTGGCAAGGTTAATGTGGATAATGAACCGGAATTAGCGCAAAAGTATGGAATAATGAGTATTCCAACAATTCTTTTTTTTAAAAACGGCGAAGTAGTTAATTCTATCGTAGGGGCGGTCCCGAAAAATTTTCTAATCAAACAAATCAATAAAATATTACAGTAG
- a CDS encoding transporter, translated as MKIVIIVMILTLFIGIIDATPLVWHSAHVLKTKSFLFQTNFSYTKTSYRYDYNTNSWQILSSNTATTTFSPELMLGYGVFNNFEIKIAIPIAYKSKASDRSFGFGDVMIKTRYNLINRKSILFTIAGAMTLPTSPTTANPLIDDHTLDIAFGGYLFTKEYKRFTSDFRFGYFYNGTNNNIKIGNLFEYFIKFDYKLTPGLIPYVSFFGTIQAKNKNLANNLLVPNSERVRHNFQLGGVYKISNELTLRVRIIKPLKIISKGGEIPNYSFGIDFWFIK; from the coding sequence ATGAAGATAGTTATTATTGTGATGATTCTAACTTTATTTATCGGCATTATCGACGCTACACCCCTGGTTTGGCATAGCGCCCATGTTCTAAAAACGAAAAGCTTCCTTTTCCAAACAAATTTTTCGTATACTAAAACTTCTTATCGATATGACTACAATACTAATAGTTGGCAAATCCTGTCTAGTAACACTGCGACCACAACATTTAGTCCTGAGTTAATGCTTGGCTATGGTGTTTTTAATAATTTTGAGATTAAGATCGCGATACCTATTGCGTATAAATCAAAGGCTTCCGATCGTTCATTTGGTTTTGGGGATGTGATGATAAAAACCCGTTACAACCTGATAAACCGAAAATCAATTCTATTTACAATTGCCGGCGCAATGACGCTTCCCACATCACCAACAACAGCTAATCCATTAATTGACGATCATACCTTGGATATCGCATTTGGTGGGTATTTATTTACAAAAGAGTATAAACGGTTCACAAGTGATTTTCGTTTTGGCTACTTTTATAATGGCACAAATAATAATATCAAAATTGGTAATCTGTTTGAATATTTTATAAAGTTTGATTATAAGCTTACACCGGGGTTAATTCCTTATGTGTCCTTCTTTGGAACTATTCAGGCAAAAAACAAAAACCTGGCAAATAATTTATTAGTACCTAATTCTGAAAGAGTTCGTCATAATTTTCAATTAGGAGGGGTCTATAAAATAAGTAACGAACTCACCTTAAGAGTTAGAATCATTAAGCCGCTTAAAATAATTTCTAAAGGCGGGGAAATCCCCAACTATAGTTTTGGAATCGATTTTTGGTTTATAAAATAA
- a CDS encoding permease-like cell division protein FtsX, with product MLLFSIFLVLTINILKIKAQIEDKYEILVFLDKSAEPQVLQEKLEKLQGVRSAIFISADDAYDELKKELSSHQVFVDILDYNPLPASFRIKIDPSYKLTKENLAQLENKIKILPGISDVWLGADLLIKLQRIVRTVISFDFIIMLIVFIAIIYIVSRSIEATIVSRAQEIEIMKLVGASNKTVTIPFYLQGFLNGFFGTIITIVVFLVFGYIISWHFPMIDFAYWLIIPVNLFLGVFLGVGGSYLGLSRIITK from the coding sequence ATGCTTCTATTTTCAATTTTCTTGGTTCTTACAATTAATATTCTCAAAATTAAGGCCCAAATTGAAGACAAGTACGAAATTTTAGTGTTTTTAGATAAATCAGCTGAACCGCAAGTTCTACAAGAAAAATTAGAGAAGCTTCAAGGCGTGCGCAGCGCAATATTTATATCAGCCGATGACGCCTATGATGAATTGAAAAAAGAATTAAGTTCGCATCAGGTTTTCGTAGATATCCTTGACTATAATCCCCTACCAGCTTCTTTTCGAATAAAAATCGATCCTAGCTACAAACTTACTAAAGAAAATTTAGCCCAATTAGAAAATAAAATAAAAATTTTACCCGGGATATCTGATGTTTGGTTGGGAGCTGATTTATTAATTAAATTACAAAGAATCGTCCGTACTGTTATAAGTTTTGATTTCATCATCATGTTAATTGTTTTTATTGCAATAATTTATATTGTGTCCCGAAGCATCGAGGCGACTATTGTCAGCCGAGCCCAAGAAATCGAGATTATGAAGTTAGTCGGTGCCTCCAATAAAACCGTCACCATACCCTTTTACCTGCAGGGATTTCTTAATGGGTTTTTCGGCACAATTATCACGATTGTCGTTTTCTTAGTGTTTGGATATATCATATCTTGGCATTTTCCGATGATAGATTTCGCTTATTGGCTAATAATTCCCGTGAATCTCTTTTTAGGTGTATTTTTAGGTGTCGGGGGAAGTTATTTAGGCCTTTCCCGCATTATTACAAAATGA
- a CDS encoding ATP-binding cassette domain-containing protein: protein MVIFEHVTKVFPNKWTALFDINLHIAKGEFVFIVGPTGAGKSTLLRLIYAGDRVTSGTLQVLDYVLNNNISDQEITALRRRIGIIFQDFRLLMDRTVQENIEFALQVIGVKRNLIPIIVAESLNKVGLYNRRDFYPYQLSGGEQQKVAIARALAKNPEILLADEPTANIDYKGTDEIIGLLKEINYAGTTVIMATHDHILAESSKKRIIQLENGKIKSDNG from the coding sequence ATGGTTATTTTTGAGCATGTGACTAAGGTGTTTCCAAACAAGTGGACTGCGCTATTTGATATCAACTTACACATCGCTAAAGGAGAATTCGTATTCATCGTTGGTCCTACTGGTGCCGGAAAAAGCACCCTATTACGACTAATCTATGCTGGCGATCGAGTTACCTCGGGAACACTACAGGTACTCGATTATGTGCTAAACAATAATATTAGCGATCAGGAAATTACTGCCCTACGCAGACGAATTGGCATTATCTTTCAAGATTTTAGGCTTTTAATGGACCGCACAGTGCAGGAAAACATCGAATTTGCCCTGCAGGTGATCGGAGTCAAAAGAAATCTGATACCCATTATTGTTGCCGAATCGTTAAACAAAGTCGGCCTTTACAACCGTCGAGACTTTTACCCCTATCAGCTTTCTGGCGGTGAACAGCAAAAAGTGGCAATCGCCCGAGCCCTGGCCAAAAATCCGGAAATTTTACTTGCCGATGAACCAACCGCCAATATTGATTATAAAGGTACCGATGAAATTATCGGACTACTAAAGGAAATTAATTATGCGGGAACTACGGTAATTATGGCGACCCATGATCATATTTTAGCTGAATCCAGTAAGAAAAGAATTATTCAATTAGAAAACGGTAAAATAAAATCTGACAATGGTTAG
- a CDS encoding glycosyltransferase family 2 protein: MKLSVIIPVYNERESIRDVIEKIKKIPIDKEIIVVDDASNDGTQEVLRTISDIKLVSHLKNQGKGAAIRTGLKVAQGDLVIIQDADLEYNPADCLKLLAAFTNEKTQAVYGSRFKGRSRFLFLSKLANYFLVILTNLLYSSKLTDMETGYKMIRREVLAGLNLTAKRFEIEPEITAKLLRKGIKIKEVPIDYQARKQGKKIGMKDAFVAIKELFKWWF; the protein is encoded by the coding sequence ATGAAACTATCGGTAATTATTCCGGTTTATAATGAACGGGAATCGATTAGGGATGTTATCGAAAAGATCAAAAAAATTCCTATTGATAAAGAAATCATTGTCGTTGATGACGCCTCCAATGATGGAACCCAAGAGGTCTTGCGGACGATTTCTGATATAAAATTAGTCTCGCATTTAAAAAACCAAGGTAAAGGTGCTGCGATTCGAACTGGACTTAAGGTTGCTCAAGGCGATTTAGTAATTATTCAGGACGCGGACCTAGAATATAATCCAGCGGACTGTCTAAAACTTCTAGCCGCTTTTACAAATGAAAAAACTCAGGCGGTATATGGTTCACGTTTTAAAGGTCGAAGTCGATTTTTATTTTTAAGTAAACTGGCCAATTATTTCTTGGTGATTCTTACTAATCTACTTTATTCCAGTAAATTAACCGATATGGAAACCGGTTATAAAATGATTCGGCGCGAAGTGCTCGCGGGGCTTAATCTTACCGCTAAGAGGTTTGAGATTGAACCAGAAATTACCGCCAAGCTTCTGCGCAAAGGTATTAAAATTAAAGAAGTTCCAATTGATTATCAAGCCCGCAAACAGGGCAAAAAGATTGGCATGAAAGACGCATTTGTTGCCATTAAAGAATTATTCAAGTGGTGGTTTTAG
- a CDS encoding Omp28-related outer membrane protein, with translation MAKAKLYLFIYIGILFLSCSQAPINPFENTGRNVLAELFTWARCVYCPYAAQALDSLAKEYADSVIVIAYHRRISQDTLSPIYVENRREFYYNTGAEPVVFFDGNGPVRTENPSMNYNTYKGYIQLARSRPAPLKILLTTQVVNDSAVVNAKLIPTGLINSNNLRVLFVVTEDRIRFSLSGATDSIFNNVMRAMLPTETGISYIPQIGETTNFEIKFPIHPSWDRANLKVVAFVQDFNTKEIIQSAQKRLIDLNIYDFTLHCLTDTFQVTSPNSLAEYHFLLTNTGTQRDVYEITSQILDSVPGWDVIFCVRGSCAQPGGVFYDTLNVGAADSTICVTVFTGQNSGTEVTALRVRSLAEPTKQKTIRVYTQVNKKTGGEP, from the coding sequence GTGGCTAAAGCTAAACTTTATTTGTTTATTTATATTGGTATTCTCTTCTTATCATGCTCGCAAGCCCCAATAAATCCGTTTGAAAATACCGGACGGAATGTATTAGCGGAACTCTTTACCTGGGCGCGATGTGTGTATTGTCCCTATGCAGCTCAAGCTCTTGATAGTTTAGCTAAGGAATATGCTGACAGTGTAATTGTGATTGCTTATCATCGGCGAATCTCTCAAGATACACTAAGTCCAATTTATGTCGAAAATCGCCGAGAGTTTTATTATAATACCGGGGCCGAACCGGTGGTGTTTTTCGATGGCAATGGACCGGTGCGCACCGAAAATCCTTCAATGAATTATAATACGTATAAGGGGTATATCCAATTGGCCCGCAGTCGTCCGGCTCCCTTAAAAATTCTTTTGACAACCCAGGTTGTAAATGATAGCGCCGTAGTAAATGCCAAATTGATTCCCACCGGTTTAATCAACTCTAACAATTTACGTGTGCTATTTGTTGTAACCGAAGACCGAATTCGTTTTAGCCTTTCTGGGGCGACGGACAGTATATTTAACAATGTAATGCGAGCTATGCTACCCACCGAAACGGGTATTTCCTACATTCCCCAAATAGGGGAGACCACCAACTTTGAAATTAAATTTCCCATTCATCCTAGTTGGGACCGAGCTAACCTTAAAGTTGTTGCCTTTGTTCAGGATTTTAACACCAAAGAAATTATCCAATCAGCCCAAAAAAGACTAATAGATTTAAATATCTATGATTTCACCCTCCACTGTCTCACCGACACTTTTCAAGTTACATCCCCCAATAGTCTTGCTGAATATCATTTCTTACTTACTAATACCGGTACGCAACGCGATGTGTACGAGATTACAAGTCAAATTCTCGATAGTGTTCCAGGTTGGGATGTAATCTTTTGTGTTCGCGGCAGTTGTGCGCAACCAGGTGGAGTTTTTTATGATACTTTAAACGTTGGAGCCGCAGACAGTACAATATGTGTAACCGTATTTACTGGTCAAAATTCAGGAACCGAAGTTACAGCACTAAGGGTCCGCTCATTAGCAGAGCCAACAAAACAAAAAACAATAAGAGTGTATACTCAAGTTAATAAAAAAACTGGTGGTGAACCATGA
- a CDS encoding double-cubane-cluster-containing anaerobic reductase: MVNKYEKMWQELGLDVPLHNKLLATIEENFLKTVGAQANRPQMMSYFDNILAQSHGARVAELLEYKQQGKKIVGTFCIYVPDEIILALGAVPIALCGGTQSSIPYAEQLFPRDICPLIKSTLGLAFSKTCPYAPIKSLAVGETTCDGKKKTWEILARKVNFHVLEVPQKKNSLDLTLWQQEIMEFKDKMESLCESKLTPSSLRQAITTTNNKRRALQKLNEFRKFDPTPISGLDALVIMQAALNDEPSRFTENLNKLNLELGERIKQNISAFKKGTKRIMIAGCPAVMGNWKVHYLVEKAGAAIVVDETCTGTRYFENLISENGETIDELLKAIAERYMKITCSCFTPNDERLEKILQKIEEYQVDGVIHYVLQYCHGYNIETLKIDNALKNKNIPSLKIITDYSEEDIGQLRTRIDAFLETL; the protein is encoded by the coding sequence ATGGTTAATAAATACGAGAAGATGTGGCAGGAATTAGGACTTGATGTTCCATTACATAATAAATTATTAGCCACAATTGAAGAAAATTTTCTGAAAACAGTTGGCGCTCAGGCCAATCGACCTCAAATGATGAGTTATTTTGACAATATCTTAGCTCAATCCCACGGGGCGCGGGTTGCGGAGTTACTAGAATACAAACAGCAAGGTAAAAAAATCGTCGGTACTTTTTGTATCTATGTGCCGGATGAAATTATATTAGCCCTCGGTGCAGTTCCCATTGCACTGTGTGGCGGTACTCAGTCTTCTATTCCATATGCTGAGCAGCTATTTCCTCGAGATATTTGCCCGCTAATTAAATCGACTTTAGGTTTGGCATTTTCTAAAACTTGTCCATACGCGCCAATTAAATCCTTGGCGGTTGGTGAGACAACGTGCGATGGCAAAAAAAAGACGTGGGAGATATTAGCTCGAAAGGTTAATTTCCATGTTCTAGAAGTACCACAGAAAAAAAACTCCCTAGATTTAACCCTGTGGCAACAAGAAATAATGGAATTTAAGGACAAAATGGAGTCACTGTGTGAAAGCAAATTAACTCCATCTAGTCTTCGTCAAGCTATTACCACTACAAACAATAAACGAAGAGCATTACAAAAATTAAACGAATTTAGAAAATTTGACCCGACACCGATATCCGGTCTCGATGCGTTAGTTATAATGCAAGCGGCTTTAAACGACGAACCAAGTCGGTTTACGGAAAATCTTAATAAATTAAACCTCGAACTTGGTGAACGGATTAAACAAAATATTTCAGCTTTCAAAAAAGGAACTAAGCGAATAATGATTGCAGGTTGTCCAGCCGTCATGGGAAACTGGAAAGTTCATTATTTAGTAGAAAAAGCAGGGGCAGCAATTGTTGTTGACGAAACTTGCACCGGTACACGATATTTTGAAAATCTGATTTCCGAAAATGGGGAAACAATAGATGAACTCTTAAAGGCAATCGCAGAGCGTTATATGAAAATAACTTGCTCATGCTTCACGCCCAATGACGAACGCCTCGAGAAAATCCTTCAAAAAATTGAAGAATATCAGGTCGATGGGGTAATTCATTATGTATTACAATATTGTCATGGTTATAATATTGAAACCTTAAAAATTGACAATGCGTTGAAGAACAAAAATATTCCAAGCTTAAAAATTATAACCGATTATTCCGAGGAAGATATTGGACAGCTGCGGACTCGAATTGATGCATTTTTAGAGACCTTATAA
- a CDS encoding acyl-CoA dehydratase activase, producing the protein MVIGGLDIGSRTIKFVLLEDKTLKDYIILDTGVDPLDKIKKILANYNCEQVIATGYGRYLIQKTLGFPIVSEIKAHAQGACFFCPNCRTVIDIGGQDSKVIRVRNKRVENFEMNDRCAAGTGRFLEVMATTLGFSIDDFSKYALQAKNSINLNSMCTVFAESEVISLITQGEDVCNIALGIHNAIVNRIWAMIVKAGYEDDIVFTGGVAKNQCIVHLLRERLNKNIYIPEEPQIIGALGAGLSLIS; encoded by the coding sequence ATGGTGATCGGTGGTCTCGATATTGGTTCGCGGACAATTAAATTTGTGCTTTTAGAAGATAAAACACTAAAAGATTATATTATTTTAGATACCGGCGTTGACCCTCTTGATAAGATTAAAAAAATTTTAGCTAACTACAACTGTGAGCAAGTTATCGCTACAGGTTATGGACGATATCTCATTCAAAAAACATTAGGTTTTCCAATCGTTAGTGAAATTAAAGCGCATGCCCAAGGTGCTTGTTTTTTTTGTCCAAATTGTCGGACAGTTATTGATATTGGCGGACAAGATTCTAAGGTAATTCGTGTTCGAAACAAAAGGGTAGAAAATTTTGAAATGAATGATCGTTGTGCCGCAGGGACTGGGCGATTTTTAGAAGTTATGGCCACAACATTAGGATTTAGTATCGACGATTTTAGTAAATATGCGCTTCAAGCAAAAAACTCAATTAATCTAAATTCAATGTGCACCGTGTTTGCGGAAAGCGAAGTGATTTCGTTGATTACACAAGGAGAAGATGTTTGTAATATTGCCCTAGGTATTCATAATGCTATTGTGAATCGAATTTGGGCAATGATTGTGAAGGCTGGGTATGAAGATGATATCGTGTTTACTGGGGGAGTGGCCAAAAATCAGTGTATTGTACATTTGTTACGGGAAAGGTTAAATAAAAACATCTATATACCCGAGGAACCGCAAATTATTGGGGCATTAGGGGCTGGACTATCTCTGATATCTTAA
- a CDS encoding OsmC family protein, giving the protein MAKVVLRWIDNLRFVVDDEAGHSIIIDTKKEVGGTDTGFQPLDLLLVSLGGCMGFDIVSILKKMHADLKFFKVTVEGVRANEHPKRCTEINVSFETNPEVKESDLQKAFELSRNKYCSVLWTLKVPATINFHLKR; this is encoded by the coding sequence ATGGCTAAAGTCGTGCTTCGCTGGATAGATAATTTAAGATTCGTGGTTGATGACGAAGCTGGCCATTCAATTATAATCGACACTAAAAAAGAAGTTGGGGGTACTGATACCGGCTTTCAGCCTCTGGACTTATTACTTGTGTCATTAGGCGGCTGTATGGGATTTGACATTGTTTCAATTCTTAAAAAAATGCATGCTGACTTGAAATTCTTTAAAGTAACCGTAGAAGGAGTACGTGCCAATGAACATCCCAAACGGTGTACAGAAATTAATGTGTCTTTTGAAACCAATCCGGAGGTGAAGGAGTCTGATTTACAAAAAGCATTTGAGTTGTCACGAAACAAATATTGTTCAGTTTTATGGACATTAAAAGTGCCCG
- a CDS encoding Omp28-related outer membrane protein, which produces MRPRVVFICTFLFLGLVNFTHAVQRTVLAEQFTGTWCQYCPGAQMGLRNLKHQVGDSLTILAYHLSDPFTVPECNVRSSYYGVSGIPHVKFDGVLTRIGGSNTQPVNYRDLFDARRAAPPLVDISLSNNGYNPQTGAGAVLARVTNIAAANITGNLRFAMVGKETAYAWQGQNYLYEVVLGMFPNGATGAEIALTPGEYLLRSYNYTIPSAWRNRQCAIVAFVQNDGTKEVYNAKEMSVYPLEVAENQLHTLRNELTVSPNPVRNSSNVCFVFNNYSNIAVNIYDSRGSIINTFDNIHSRELNWNLKDKLGHKINSGIYFVEIKSGSATTTKKLIVLN; this is translated from the coding sequence ATGAGACCGAGAGTTGTATTTATATGCACTTTTTTATTTTTAGGGTTAGTTAATTTTACACATGCTGTGCAACGCACGGTGCTTGCTGAACAGTTCACTGGAACTTGGTGTCAATACTGTCCGGGCGCTCAGATGGGGCTACGAAATCTTAAACATCAAGTCGGTGATTCTTTAACAATTTTAGCCTATCATTTAAGCGACCCGTTTACGGTGCCTGAATGCAATGTGCGGTCAAGTTATTATGGGGTAAGCGGTATACCACACGTAAAATTTGATGGGGTGCTAACCAGGATTGGCGGTTCTAATACTCAACCAGTAAATTATCGCGATTTATTTGATGCCCGCCGGGCGGCGCCACCGTTAGTAGATATAAGTCTTAGTAATAACGGTTATAATCCTCAAACTGGAGCTGGTGCGGTATTAGCTCGGGTTACTAATATCGCAGCCGCAAATATTACTGGAAACTTACGATTCGCAATGGTTGGCAAAGAGACCGCATATGCGTGGCAAGGACAAAATTATCTGTATGAAGTTGTTTTAGGTATGTTTCCTAATGGTGCCACTGGTGCTGAAATTGCACTTACACCCGGTGAATATCTGTTACGCAGCTACAATTACACAATTCCTTCGGCTTGGCGTAATAGACAATGTGCCATTGTAGCGTTTGTCCAAAACGACGGCACCAAAGAAGTTTATAACGCCAAAGAAATGTCAGTTTATCCATTAGAAGTCGCTGAAAATCAATTACATACTCTAAGGAATGAATTAACTGTTTCGCCTAACCCGGTGCGTAATTCCAGTAATGTGTGTTTCGTTTTTAACAATTATTCCAACATTGCTGTAAACATTTATGATAGTCGAGGTTCGATAATTAACACATTCGATAATATCCATTCTCGCGAGCTAAATTGGAATCTCAAGGATAAACTGGGTCATAAAATTAATTCCGGAATTTACTTTGTAGAAATAAAGTCGGGTAGTGCAACAACTACTAAAAAACTTATTGTTTTGAATTAA